The following are encoded in a window of Pseudomonas graminis genomic DNA:
- the tilS gene encoding tRNA lysidine(34) synthetase TilS — protein sequence MSKPDSITLALSRRLLSRLEPWRAAVAWRVAFSGGLDSTVLLHLLAELARVHALPPLTAVHVNHGLQAVAASWPVHCRQMCQILGVPMEVIDVQVRPGASLEQAARDARYAAFNSTLGPGEVLLTAQHRDDQAETLLFRLLRGAGVRGLAAMPAQRPLGAGQLFRPLLDESRATLEAYAREQGLSWIEDPSNKDSRFSRNYLRSHVLPLVTTRWPQAIASMARSAAHLAEAQQLLDELAMQDLALADTPCPWPWLDMPSLELAPLEALSPARQRNALRHWLAPLTRLPDTDHWVGWDSLRDAGPDGRPIWRLADGQMHRAEGRIWWLSGIWLKNVAGSQHWSMASQPLALPGNGMLQILGAAPAGGLHVHYRQGGETFDVPDRGRRDLKRLLNEKGVPVFLRGRLPLLYRGEQLLAVANLPGLDASPRGDWRLHWLPPTNDQSLS from the coding sequence ATGAGCAAACCGGACAGCATCACACTCGCACTCTCCAGACGTCTGCTGTCGCGCCTCGAACCCTGGCGCGCTGCCGTCGCCTGGCGCGTCGCATTCTCCGGTGGGCTCGATTCCACTGTCCTGCTTCACCTGCTGGCGGAACTTGCCAGGGTTCACGCGCTTCCTCCGCTGACCGCTGTTCACGTCAACCATGGCCTTCAGGCGGTGGCTGCTTCGTGGCCGGTGCATTGCCGGCAGATGTGTCAGATTCTGGGGGTGCCGATGGAGGTCATCGACGTCCAGGTGCGCCCCGGTGCCAGCCTCGAACAAGCCGCGCGTGACGCTCGTTACGCCGCGTTCAACTCAACCCTCGGGCCCGGCGAAGTGCTGCTTACCGCCCAGCACCGTGACGATCAGGCCGAGACACTGCTGTTCCGTCTATTGCGTGGCGCCGGGGTGCGCGGGCTGGCCGCGATGCCGGCGCAGCGTCCTTTGGGCGCAGGACAGTTATTTCGGCCGCTGCTGGATGAATCCCGCGCCACCCTCGAGGCTTATGCCCGGGAACAGGGGTTGAGCTGGATCGAGGACCCGAGCAACAAAGACAGCCGCTTTTCGCGCAACTACCTGCGCAGTCATGTACTGCCGCTGGTGACAACGCGCTGGCCGCAAGCGATCGCGAGCATGGCCCGCAGCGCCGCGCATCTGGCCGAAGCCCAGCAGTTGCTGGACGAGCTGGCGATGCAGGACCTCGCACTCGCTGACACGCCATGCCCCTGGCCGTGGCTCGACATGCCCTCCCTTGAACTGGCGCCGCTCGAAGCGCTGTCACCCGCCCGGCAACGCAACGCACTGCGCCACTGGCTGGCGCCGCTCACTCGATTGCCGGACACCGATCACTGGGTGGGCTGGGACTCGTTGCGCGACGCCGGGCCGGACGGTCGCCCCATCTGGCGACTGGCCGATGGTCAGATGCACCGAGCCGAAGGGCGTATCTGGTGGCTGTCGGGGATCTGGCTGAAAAACGTCGCCGGCTCGCAGCACTGGTCCATGGCGTCGCAACCTCTCGCGCTGCCGGGCAACGGCATGCTGCAGATCCTCGGCGCTGCGCCTGCGGGTGGCTTGCATGTGCACTACCGCCAGGGCGGCGAAACTTTCGATGTGCCGGACAGAGGCCGACGCGACCTGAAAAGGCTGCTCAACGAGAAGGGCGTGCCGGTGTTTCTGCGCGGCCGATTGCCGCTGTTGTACCGCGGCGAGCAGTTATTGGCCGTGGCAAACCTTCCGGGACTGGACGCCAGCCCCCGTGGCGACTGGCGATTGCACTGGTTGCCACCGACGAATGACCAAAGTTTGAGCTGA
- a CDS encoding CTP synthase, producing the protein MTRYIFVTGGVVSSLGKGIASASLAAILEARGLKVTMLKLDPYINVDPGTMSPFQHGEVFVTHDGAETDLDLGHYERFIRTTMTQNNNFTTGRVYEHVLRKERRGDYLGATIQVIPHITDEIKRRIIKGAGDADVAMVEIGGTVGDIESQPFLEAIRQLRFEVGAKRAMLMHLTLVPYIATAGETKTKPTQHSVKELRSIGLQPDVLVCRSDHPIDISSRRKIAQFTNVEERAVIALEDADTIYKIPGILHSQGLDDFVVERFGLQCGSADLSEWEKVVDAKLNPEHEVTIAMVGKYMELLDAYKSLIEAMSHAGISNRTKVNLRYIDSEDIENQGTGLLEGVDAILVPGGFGLRGVEGKITAVQFARENKVPYLGICLGMQVAVIEFARNVLGWTDANSTEFDRASQHPVVGLITEWEDATGAVETRTETSDLGGTMRLGAQECLLEPGSLVHDCYANDVIVERHRHRYEVNNKLLPQLVEAGLKISGRSGDGALVEVVESPDHPWFVACQFHPEFTSTPRDGHPLFSGFVKAALAQHQKNG; encoded by the coding sequence ATGACGCGCTACATCTTCGTCACGGGCGGTGTTGTTTCTTCATTGGGGAAAGGCATCGCCTCGGCTTCATTGGCGGCCATCCTGGAGGCGAGGGGACTTAAGGTCACCATGCTCAAGCTGGACCCCTACATCAACGTCGATCCCGGCACCATGAGTCCGTTTCAGCACGGTGAGGTGTTCGTCACCCACGACGGCGCCGAAACTGACCTGGACCTGGGTCACTACGAGCGTTTCATTCGCACCACCATGACCCAGAACAACAACTTCACCACTGGCCGTGTGTATGAACACGTCCTGCGCAAAGAGCGCCGTGGTGATTATCTGGGCGCGACCATTCAGGTGATCCCGCACATCACCGACGAAATCAAGCGTCGCATCATCAAGGGCGCCGGCGATGCCGACGTCGCCATGGTCGAAATCGGCGGCACCGTGGGCGACATCGAGTCGCAACCGTTCCTCGAGGCGATCCGTCAGCTGCGTTTCGAAGTGGGCGCCAAGCGCGCCATGCTCATGCACCTGACGCTGGTTCCGTATATCGCCACCGCGGGCGAGACCAAGACCAAGCCGACTCAGCATTCGGTGAAAGAACTCCGTTCGATCGGCCTGCAGCCAGACGTACTGGTCTGCCGTTCCGACCACCCGATCGACATCTCGTCGCGCCGCAAGATCGCGCAGTTCACCAACGTTGAAGAGCGCGCGGTCATCGCCCTCGAAGACGCCGACACCATTTACAAGATCCCGGGCATCCTGCATTCCCAGGGCCTCGACGATTTCGTCGTCGAGCGCTTCGGCCTGCAGTGCGGCAGCGCCGATCTGTCCGAGTGGGAAAAGGTCGTCGACGCCAAGCTCAATCCGGAACACGAAGTCACCATCGCGATGGTCGGCAAGTACATGGAGCTGCTGGATGCCTACAAGTCGCTGATCGAAGCCATGAGTCACGCCGGCATCAGCAACCGTACCAAGGTCAATCTGCGCTACATCGATTCCGAAGACATCGAGAATCAGGGCACTGGTTTGCTTGAGGGCGTTGACGCGATTCTCGTTCCGGGCGGCTTCGGTCTGCGCGGTGTCGAGGGCAAGATCACGGCCGTGCAGTTCGCTCGCGAAAACAAGGTTCCATACCTGGGCATCTGCCTGGGCATGCAGGTGGCGGTCATCGAGTTCGCCCGTAACGTGCTGGGCTGGACAGACGCCAACTCCACCGAGTTCGATCGTGCCAGCCAGCACCCTGTCGTCGGTCTGATCACCGAGTGGGAAGACGCCACCGGTGCTGTCGAAACCCGGACCGAAACTTCGGACCTGGGCGGCACCATGCGTCTGGGTGCCCAGGAATGCCTGCTTGAGCCGGGCTCTCTGGTGCACGATTGCTACGCGAACGACGTCATCGTCGAGCGCCATCGCCACCGTTATGAAGTGAACAACAAGCTGCTGCCGCAACTGGTCGAAGCCGGCCTGAAAATCTCCGGTCGTTCGGGTGACGGCGCGCTGGTTGAAGTGGTGGAGTCTCCTGACCATCCATGGTTTGTGGCTTGCCAGTTCCACCCCGAGTTCACCTCTACGCCCCGCGATGGCCACCCGTTGTTCAGTGGTTTCGTGAAAGCAGCGCTTGCTCAACACCAGAAGAACGGTTGA
- the kdsA gene encoding 3-deoxy-8-phosphooctulonate synthase, whose product MAQKIIRVGSIDIANDKPMVLFGGMNVLESRDMAMQVCEEYVRVTEKLGIPYVFKASFDKANRSSVTSYRGPGLEEGMRIFQDIKQAFGVPIITDVHEPEQAAAVAEVCDIIQLPAFLSRQTDLVVAMAKTGAVINIKKAQFLAPHEMKHILAKCVEAGNDQLILCERGSSFGYNNLVVDMLGFGIMKSFEYPVFFDVTHALQMPGGRSDSAGGRRAQVTDLAKAGMSQGLAGLFLEAHPDPDNAKCDGPCALRLDKLEPFLAQLKALDELVKSFPTIETA is encoded by the coding sequence ATGGCACAGAAAATCATCCGCGTCGGCTCCATCGACATCGCCAACGACAAACCCATGGTCCTGTTCGGCGGCATGAACGTCCTGGAGTCGCGAGACATGGCGATGCAGGTCTGCGAAGAATACGTGCGAGTGACCGAGAAGCTCGGCATTCCGTACGTGTTCAAGGCCAGCTTCGACAAGGCCAACCGCTCCTCGGTGACTTCCTACCGCGGCCCGGGTCTTGAAGAAGGCATGCGGATTTTCCAGGACATCAAGCAAGCCTTTGGCGTGCCGATCATCACCGACGTGCACGAGCCTGAGCAGGCCGCTGCGGTGGCGGAAGTCTGCGACATCATTCAGTTGCCGGCTTTCCTGTCCCGCCAGACCGACCTGGTCGTGGCCATGGCCAAGACCGGCGCAGTGATCAACATCAAGAAAGCCCAGTTCCTCGCGCCCCACGAGATGAAACACATCCTGGCCAAGTGCGTCGAAGCGGGTAACGATCAGTTGATCCTCTGCGAGCGCGGTTCGAGCTTCGGCTACAACAACCTGGTTGTCGACATGCTCGGTTTCGGCATCATGAAATCGTTCGAATACCCGGTGTTCTTCGACGTGACCCACGCCCTGCAGATGCCAGGTGGTCGCTCCGATTCCGCCGGTGGCCGTCGTGCCCAGGTGACGGATCTGGCCAAGGCCGGCATGAGCCAGGGCCTGGCCGGTCTGTTTCTGGAAGCTCACCCGGATCCGGACAACGCCAAGTGCGACGGTCCCTGCGCCCTGCGCCTGGACAAGCTGGAGCCGTTCCTGGCCCAGCTCAAGGCGCTCGACGAACTCGTTAAAAGCTTCCCGACGATCGAAACGGCGTAA
- the eno gene encoding phosphopyruvate hydratase, whose protein sequence is MAKIVDIKGREVLDSRGNPTVEADVLLDNGIIGSACAPSGASTGSREALELRDGDKSRYMGKGVLKAVANINGPIRDLLLGKDPVDQKALDHAMIQLDGTENKASLGANAILAVSLAAAKAAAQDQDLPLYAHIANLNGTPGVYSMPVPMMNIINGGEHADNNIDIQEFMIQPVGAKTFSEGLRWGTEIFHHLKAVLKARGLNTAVGDEGGFAPNLNSNGDALDAIAEAVANAGYKLGTDVTLALDCAASEFYKNGKYVLSEEGEYDSAGFADYLADLVSKHPIISIEDGLDESDWDGWKVLTDKIGDKIQLVGDDLFVTNTKILKEGIDKKIGNSILIKFNQIGTLTETLEAIQMAKAAGYTAVISHRSGETEDSTIADLAVGTAAGQIKTGSLSRSDRIAKYNQLLRIEEQLGAKAVYRGRGEFRG, encoded by the coding sequence ATGGCAAAAATCGTCGACATCAAAGGTCGTGAAGTTCTCGACTCCCGTGGCAATCCCACCGTGGAAGCAGACGTGCTCCTCGACAACGGCATCATCGGCAGCGCCTGTGCGCCGTCCGGTGCTTCCACCGGCTCGCGTGAAGCGCTGGAGCTGCGTGATGGCGACAAGAGCCGTTACATGGGCAAGGGCGTTCTGAAAGCTGTGGCCAACATCAATGGCCCGATCCGCGACCTGTTGCTGGGCAAAGACCCGGTTGACCAGAAAGCCCTGGATCACGCGATGATTCAGCTGGACGGCACCGAGAACAAAGCTAGCCTGGGCGCCAACGCGATCCTCGCTGTGTCGCTGGCTGCAGCCAAAGCAGCTGCTCAGGATCAGGACCTGCCGTTGTACGCGCACATCGCCAACCTGAACGGCACACCGGGTGTTTATTCGATGCCGGTGCCGATGATGAACATCATCAACGGTGGCGAGCACGCTGATAACAACATCGACATCCAGGAATTCATGATTCAGCCTGTGGGCGCCAAGACCTTCTCCGAGGGCCTGCGCTGGGGCACCGAGATTTTCCACCACCTCAAAGCGGTGTTGAAAGCGCGCGGTCTGAACACTGCCGTGGGTGACGAAGGTGGGTTCGCGCCGAACCTGAACTCCAACGGCGACGCGCTGGATGCCATCGCTGAAGCCGTTGCCAACGCGGGCTACAAGCTGGGCACCGACGTGACCCTGGCGCTGGACTGCGCGGCAAGCGAGTTCTACAAGAACGGCAAGTACGTTCTGAGCGAAGAAGGCGAGTACGACTCCGCCGGTTTCGCCGACTACCTGGCTGATCTGGTCAGCAAGCACCCGATCATTTCTATCGAAGACGGTCTGGACGAGTCGGACTGGGATGGCTGGAAAGTCCTCACCGACAAGATCGGCGACAAGATCCAGCTGGTGGGTGACGACCTGTTCGTGACCAACACCAAGATCCTGAAAGAAGGCATCGACAAGAAGATCGGTAACTCGATCCTGATCAAGTTCAACCAGATCGGCACGCTCACCGAAACGCTGGAAGCCATCCAGATGGCCAAGGCCGCGGGTTATACCGCCGTGATCTCGCACCGTTCCGGCGAAACTGAAGACTCCACCATTGCCGACCTGGCCGTGGGCACCGCCGCCGGCCAGATCAAGACCGGTTCGTTGAGCCGTTCCGACCGTATCGCCAAGTACAACCAGCTGCTGCGTATCGAAGAGCAACTGGGCGCCAAAGCGGTGTACCGTGGTCGCGGCGAGTTTCGCGGCTGA
- the ftsB gene encoding cell division protein FtsB — protein MRSPNWLFLVLLLMLAGLQYRLWVGNGSLAQVASLTQQIADQHAENDALLERNRVLDAEVLELKKGLETVEERARHELGMVKDGETLYQLAQ, from the coding sequence ATGCGCAGTCCTAACTGGTTGTTCCTCGTTCTGCTTTTGATGCTCGCTGGCTTGCAGTATCGCCTATGGGTAGGTAACGGCAGTCTCGCGCAGGTGGCCAGTCTGACGCAGCAAATCGCCGATCAACACGCCGAAAACGATGCTCTGCTGGAGCGCAACCGGGTCCTCGACGCGGAAGTGCTGGAGCTGAAAAAAGGCCTCGAAACCGTTGAAGAGCGTGCCCGTCATGAATTGGGCATGGTCAAAGACGGCGAAACCCTTTATCAGTTGGCACAGTGA
- the ispD gene encoding 2-C-methyl-D-erythritol 4-phosphate cytidylyltransferase: MTQSLPAFWAVIPAAGVGARMAADRPKQYLQLGGLTILEHSLLCFLDHPRLKGLVVSLAVDDPYWPTLPCALDSRIQQVAGGKERADSVLNALLHLHANGADDNDWVLVHDAARPNLARSDLDNLLGELADDPVGGLLAVPAKDTLKRADANGRVTETVDRSLIWQAYTPQMFRLGALHRALADSLVSNVAITDEASAIEWAGQSPRLIEGRADNIKVTRPEDLEWLRQRRVEFNG; encoded by the coding sequence ATGACTCAATCCCTTCCTGCCTTCTGGGCAGTGATTCCCGCAGCGGGCGTTGGCGCGCGCATGGCGGCAGACCGTCCCAAGCAGTACCTGCAACTGGGCGGCCTCACGATTCTTGAACACAGCCTGCTTTGCTTTCTCGATCATCCCCGGCTCAAGGGCCTGGTGGTCAGTCTGGCTGTGGATGACCCTTATTGGCCTACGTTGCCTTGCGCGCTGGATTCCCGGATTCAGCAGGTCGCGGGCGGCAAAGAGCGTGCGGACTCGGTGCTCAATGCACTGCTGCACCTGCACGCCAACGGCGCCGATGACAACGATTGGGTGCTGGTACATGACGCAGCGCGCCCGAACCTGGCGCGTTCGGACCTCGATAATCTGCTTGGCGAGCTGGCGGATGATCCGGTCGGCGGCTTGCTGGCAGTGCCGGCCAAAGACACCCTCAAGCGCGCCGACGCCAATGGCCGTGTGACCGAAACCGTGGACCGCAGTCTGATCTGGCAGGCCTATACGCCGCAGATGTTTCGTCTGGGTGCGCTGCACCGCGCGCTGGCGGACAGTCTGGTGTCCAACGTGGCGATCACCGATGAAGCTTCCGCTATCGAGTGGGCCGGGCAATCGCCGCGTCTGATCGAAGGGCGCGCGGATAACATCAAGGTCACCCGCCCTGAAGACCTCGAATGGCTGCGCCAGCGTCGGGTGGAATTCAACGGCTGA
- a CDS encoding LysR substrate-binding domain-containing protein, translated as MQVNRWEGLDEFVAVAECGQFTAAAERLGVSSSHISRQIARLEERLQTRLLYRSTRKVALTEAGQTFLHHCQRLQDGREEALRAVTDLTSEPKGLLRMTCAVAYGERFIAPLVTRFMEDYPQLRVDIELTNNTLDLVHEGLDLAIRLGRLQESRLVAARLAPRKMYLCASPAYLERYGRPHSVSELARHNCLIGSSDSWLLQQNGREFSQRVQGNWRCNSGQAVLDAALRGVGLCQLPDYYVLEHLKRGALVSLLDAHQPPNTAVWALYPQQRHLSPKVRKLVDYLKAGLASREEYSV; from the coding sequence ATGCAGGTCAATCGCTGGGAAGGTCTGGACGAGTTTGTCGCCGTCGCCGAGTGCGGGCAGTTCACCGCTGCCGCTGAGCGTCTGGGGGTGTCGTCATCGCACATCAGTCGGCAGATCGCGCGACTCGAAGAACGCTTGCAGACGCGGTTGCTGTATCGCAGCACCCGGAAGGTAGCGCTGACCGAAGCCGGCCAGACGTTTCTGCATCACTGCCAACGCCTGCAGGATGGACGCGAGGAAGCATTGCGCGCGGTGACCGACCTGACCAGCGAGCCGAAGGGGTTGCTGCGGATGACCTGCGCCGTGGCTTACGGCGAGCGGTTCATCGCCCCGCTGGTGACGCGTTTCATGGAGGATTACCCGCAACTGCGCGTGGATATCGAGCTGACCAACAACACGCTGGATCTGGTGCATGAAGGCCTGGACCTGGCGATCCGGCTGGGCCGCTTGCAGGAATCACGACTGGTGGCCGCCCGACTGGCGCCGCGCAAAATGTACCTGTGCGCCTCCCCCGCCTATCTCGAACGGTACGGCCGGCCCCATAGCGTGTCCGAACTGGCCCGACACAATTGCCTGATCGGCAGCTCGGACAGTTGGTTGTTGCAGCAAAACGGGCGGGAATTTTCCCAGCGGGTGCAAGGCAACTGGCGCTGCAACAGTGGGCAGGCGGTGCTGGATGCGGCGTTGCGTGGGGTCGGGCTGTGTCAGCTACCGGATTACTACGTGCTGGAGCATCTCAAGCGCGGCGCGCTGGTCTCGTTGCTGGATGCCCATCAGCCGCCGAACACCGCCGTCTGGGCGTTGTACCCGCAGCAGCGGCATCTGTCGCCCAAGGTGAGAAAGCTGGTGGATTATCTGAAGGCGGGACTGGCGTCGCGGGAGGAATACAGCGTGTAG
- a CDS encoding S-(hydroxymethyl)glutathione dehydrogenase/class III alcohol dehydrogenase yields MIKSRAAVAFAPNEPLQIVEVDVEAPKAGEVLIRTVASGVCHTDAYTLSGADSEGVFPCILGHEGGGVVEAVGEGVTSLAVGDHVIPLYTAECRECKFCKSGKTNLCQKVRATQGKGLMPDGTTRFSYNGQPIYHYMGCSTFSEYTVVPEISLAKIPKEAPLEKVCLLGCGVTTGIGAVLNTAKVEEGATVAVFGLGGIGLAAIIGAKMAKASRIIAVDINPSKFDVARELGATEFVNPKDHDKPIQEVIVEMTDGGVDYSFECVGNVNLMRAALESCHKGWGESVIIGVAGAGQEISTRPFQLVTGRVWRGSAFGGVKGRTELPSYVEKAQAGEIPLDTFITHTMGLDRINEAFDLMHEGKSIRTVIHF; encoded by the coding sequence ATGATCAAGTCACGTGCTGCCGTAGCTTTCGCGCCCAATGAGCCACTGCAGATCGTCGAAGTGGACGTTGAAGCCCCGAAAGCTGGCGAAGTGTTGATTCGTACCGTGGCATCCGGCGTTTGTCACACCGATGCCTACACCTTGTCCGGTGCTGATTCCGAAGGCGTTTTCCCGTGCATCCTCGGTCACGAAGGCGGCGGCGTCGTTGAAGCTGTCGGCGAAGGCGTCACCTCCCTGGCCGTGGGCGACCACGTCATCCCGCTGTACACCGCCGAATGCCGCGAGTGCAAGTTCTGCAAATCCGGCAAGACCAACCTCTGCCAGAAAGTCCGCGCCACCCAGGGCAAAGGGCTGATGCCCGACGGCACCACCCGCTTCAGCTACAACGGCCAGCCGATCTACCACTACATGGGCTGCTCGACGTTCTCCGAATACACCGTGGTCCCGGAAATCTCCCTCGCCAAAATCCCCAAGGAAGCGCCGCTGGAGAAGGTTTGCCTGCTGGGTTGCGGCGTGACAACCGGCATTGGCGCAGTGCTGAACACGGCCAAGGTCGAAGAGGGCGCCACTGTGGCGGTCTTCGGTCTCGGCGGTATCGGCCTGGCGGCGATCATCGGCGCAAAAATGGCCAAGGCCTCGCGCATCATCGCGGTCGACATCAACCCGTCCAAATTCGACGTGGCCCGTGAATTGGGGGCGACCGAGTTCGTCAATCCCAAGGATCACGACAAGCCGATTCAGGAAGTGATCGTCGAAATGACCGACGGCGGCGTGGATTACAGCTTCGAGTGCGTAGGCAACGTGAACCTGATGCGCGCGGCCCTGGAGTCGTGCCACAAGGGCTGGGGCGAATCGGTGATCATCGGCGTCGCCGGTGCGGGTCAGGAAATCTCTACCCGTCCGTTCCAGCTGGTGACCGGTCGCGTCTGGCGCGGTTCGGCCTTCGGCGGCGTCAAAGGCCGCACCGAACTGCCAAGCTACGTCGAAAAAGCGCAGGCCGGCGAGATCCCGCTGGACACCTTCATCACCCACACCATGGGCCTGGACCGGATCAACGAAGCGTTTGACCTGATGCACGAAGGCAAAAGCATCCGTACCGTCATTCATTTCTGA
- the fghA gene encoding S-formylglutathione hydrolase, translating into MSLENISCQKSFGGWHKRYKHHSDVLGCDMVFAVYLPPQAEQGGKLPVVYWLSGLTCTDENFMQKAGALRVAAELGLIIVAPDTSPRGADVPDDPDKAYDFGLGAGFYLNATEQPWARHYRMYDYVISELPALIEAHFPASDKRSISGHSMGGHGALVGALRNPGRYKSVSAFSPICNPMDCPWGQKAFSRYLGEDRSRWREWDASVLIAEATERLPLLVDQGDRDDFLGNQLKPESLVQAAKAAGHPLELRMQPGYDHSYYFIASFIEDHLRHHARALAG; encoded by the coding sequence ATGAGTCTGGAAAACATCTCGTGCCAGAAAAGCTTCGGCGGCTGGCACAAGCGTTACAAACATCACTCTGATGTGCTTGGCTGCGACATGGTGTTCGCGGTGTATCTGCCTCCTCAGGCAGAGCAGGGCGGCAAGCTGCCGGTGGTCTATTGGTTGTCAGGGCTGACCTGCACCGATGAGAACTTCATGCAGAAGGCCGGTGCACTGCGGGTTGCTGCCGAGCTGGGGCTGATCATCGTGGCGCCGGACACCAGCCCACGCGGCGCCGACGTGCCGGATGACCCGGACAAGGCCTATGACTTCGGACTGGGCGCCGGCTTTTATCTGAACGCCACCGAACAGCCGTGGGCGCGGCACTACCGCATGTACGATTACGTGATCAGCGAGCTGCCGGCGTTGATCGAGGCGCACTTCCCGGCCTCGGACAAACGCAGCATCAGCGGGCATTCCATGGGCGGCCACGGCGCACTGGTCGGCGCGTTGCGCAACCCGGGCCGCTATAAATCGGTGTCGGCGTTCTCGCCCATCTGCAACCCGATGGATTGCCCGTGGGGGCAGAAAGCCTTCTCGCGCTATCTGGGCGAAGACCGTTCGCGCTGGCGTGAATGGGACGCCAGCGTGCTCATCGCCGAGGCCACCGAGCGCCTGCCATTGCTGGTGGATCAAGGCGATCGCGACGACTTCCTCGGCAATCAGCTCAAGCCGGAATCATTGGTTCAGGCGGCGAAGGCGGCCGGTCATCCCCTGGAATTGCGCATGCAGCCGGGGTACGACCACAGCTATTACTTCATCGCCAGTTTCATCGAAGACCACCTGCGCCACCACGCCCGAGCCCTGGCCGGCTGA
- the ispF gene encoding 2-C-methyl-D-erythritol 2,4-cyclodiphosphate synthase codes for MRIGHGYDVHRFAEGDFITLGGVRIAHTSGLLAHSDGDVVLHALSDALLGAAALGDIGKHFPDTDPQFKGADSRVLLRHVLKQVQGKGWKVGNVDATIVAQAPKMAPHIESMRALIAEDLQVDIDQVNVKATTTEKLGFTGREEGIAVHAVALLISA; via the coding sequence ATGCGTATTGGCCACGGCTATGATGTGCACCGTTTCGCTGAAGGCGATTTCATTACCTTGGGCGGCGTGCGGATTGCGCACACGTCGGGTTTGCTCGCGCATTCCGATGGCGATGTAGTGCTGCACGCGTTGAGCGATGCTCTCCTGGGCGCTGCCGCCCTGGGCGACATCGGCAAGCACTTCCCTGACACCGATCCGCAATTCAAGGGCGCCGACAGCCGGGTGCTGCTTCGTCACGTGCTCAAGCAAGTTCAGGGCAAGGGCTGGAAGGTCGGCAACGTCGACGCGACCATCGTTGCCCAGGCGCCGAAGATGGCCCCGCACATTGAAAGCATGCGCGCCTTGATTGCCGAAGACCTGCAAGTCGACATCGACCAGGTCAACGTCAAGGCCACCACCACTGAAAAGCTGGGCTTCACCGGCCGCGAAGAAGGCATCGCCGTGCACGCCGTCGCACTGTTGATCAGCGCATGA
- the truD gene encoding tRNA pseudouridine(13) synthase TruD: protein MTELELLGPRAYGDALGTAVLKATAEDFQVDEVLDIPLSGDGEHLWLWVEKRGLNTEEAARRLAKAAGVPLRTVAYAGLKDRQALTRQWFSIQLPGKADPDMSVAENDSLKILDSTRHKRKLQRGAHAANGFTLRLTQLQADKAGLDARLELIKQHGIPNYFGPQRFGYEGGNLGEARNYAERQALPEQRNVRSRLLSTARSYVFNQVLAARVADGSWQRAQVGDLLAFTDSRSFFPAGEAECSDPRLAILDLHPTGPQWGEGDSPAAGATAALENSIAVREASLCNWLIKAGMEHERRILRLPIGRLTWHYPEPDILQLEFVLPAGCFATALVRELVDLAPAGQTDSSCVF, encoded by the coding sequence ATGACCGAGCTCGAACTTCTGGGCCCGAGAGCCTACGGCGACGCGTTGGGTACTGCCGTGCTGAAGGCTACCGCTGAAGACTTTCAGGTCGATGAAGTCCTCGACATCCCGCTTTCCGGGGATGGCGAGCACCTGTGGCTGTGGGTCGAAAAGCGCGGCTTGAATACCGAGGAAGCCGCCCGGCGTCTGGCCAAGGCGGCCGGCGTGCCGTTGCGAACCGTCGCCTACGCCGGTTTGAAGGATCGTCAGGCGTTGACCCGGCAGTGGTTCAGCATTCAGCTGCCGGGCAAGGCTGATCCGGACATGTCGGTGGCTGAAAACGATTCCCTGAAAATCCTCGACAGCACACGCCATAAACGCAAGCTGCAACGGGGCGCCCACGCCGCCAATGGTTTTACGCTGCGTCTCACGCAATTGCAGGCCGACAAGGCCGGGCTCGACGCACGTCTTGAGTTGATCAAACAACACGGCATCCCCAACTATTTCGGTCCTCAGCGTTTCGGCTACGAGGGCGGGAATCTGGGTGAAGCCCGTAATTATGCCGAGCGTCAGGCCCTGCCCGAGCAGCGCAATGTGCGCTCTCGCTTGCTCTCCACGGCGCGCAGCTACGTGTTCAATCAGGTCCTGGCCGCGCGGGTCGCCGATGGCAGCTGGCAACGGGCGCAAGTGGGCGATCTGCTGGCGTTCACTGACAGCCGCAGTTTCTTCCCCGCAGGCGAAGCCGAGTGCAGCGACCCGCGATTGGCGATCCTCGATCTGCACCCGACCGGGCCGCAGTGGGGTGAGGGTGATTCCCCGGCCGCCGGCGCCACTGCCGCGCTTGAAAACAGCATCGCGGTGCGCGAGGCGTCGCTCTGTAACTGGTTGATAAAAGCGGGAATGGAACACGAACGGCGCATCCTGCGACTGCCCATCGGGCGGTTGACGTGGCATTATCCCGAGCCTGACATTCTGCAACTGGAATTCGTCCTGCCGGCCGGATGCTTCGCCACCGCATTGGTGCGCGAACTCGTCGATCTCGCCCCGGCAGGGCAGACGGACAGCTCATGCGTATTCTGA